GCGCAAGCTGAACATGAAATCGAATGGGAAGGCGGCGCGGGGGCTGGCGGGGGCACCGGGGATTGGCGGGGGGAACTACTTCCTGGAGCCGGGAGAGCTGACGCCGGAGGAGATTGTCCGGGACGTGCAACGGGGGCTGTTCGTGCTGGGCACGATGGGGTTCGGGGTGAACCTGGTGACGGGAGACTACTCGCAGGGCGCGGTCGGGCTATGGATCGAGGATGGGGAGCTGACGCACGCGGTCGAGGAGGTCACGATCGCGGGGAACCTGAAGGAGATGTTCCGGAACGTGAGCGCGATCGGGAATGACCTGGAATTTCGCGGATCCGGCGCGGTGCCGACGGTGCGGGTCGAGGGAATGACGGTTGCGGGGAGTTGAGGCCCCCTCCCCCCTGTTTTTTGCGCAAAGTCTTCAAAACAGGGAATTTAGGCTTGGACCTTGTGTCCAGACAGACACAGGGGTGTGGTAAATAGTGCTCAGGACCTAGCGGACGATTCCGTGCAGCGGAAGCGTGATGGTCTCTGTGTGGGGTGGAAGGCAGATCTGGTCGTTGCAGGATTGGTAGCGGACGAGGATACGGCTGCTGGCGCCAGAGGGCAGCGAGCGCGGGGCACGAACTTTGACGGTGAAGTCGGCGGCGTTCTGGAACATGCCGGTGGGCTGGCGAAGGACGGGATCGGGGACCATGCGCGGCTCAGGCTCGGCGACGTCGAGCAAAGTCAGGGGGTCGCCCTCGGCGAGGCCAATCTGGGTGGCGATGGGACCACCCTCGGGTTCTTCGAGGGCATAGATGTGCCAGCCGGGGTCGATGTGCGCGGTGAGGGTCAGGGTGAACGAGGCTCCCGGAGCGGCGGGCGATTTTGGTCCCTGGACGGCCCAGTGGGCAGGGGTCGGCGGAGCGGCGAGCGCCACCGAAGCGACGAGGGTGGCGGCGAAGAGGAACAGAGCGGAACGAAACGAAGATGGGTTCATCGGGTGGCTGTCTGCGTGGTGTGCTGCTGGAGTGGAACGAACGCGGCGGCGACGACGCGGTGGGATTTGGTGTCCTCGACCCAGGCGGCCACGGCGAGATCCGCCGGAGGAAGCGTGGTATCGGTCATGAGGAAGTGTACGGGGCCGAAGCTGGCGTTGTGCTTCTGATACTCGGCGAGGTATTTGCTGAGGGTGTCGCTGACGGCGGCCGGATCGAAGGTAAAGGAGGCATTGGACCCACCGGTTGAGGCGATGGGGAAGGCGTCAGTGGAAGGCTTGGCGAGCGCGCGGACGACCATGGAGTGGAAGCGGATGCCGTTTTCGCCGCTGTAGCGCACGTCTTTCTGGACGAGGGCGAAGTTGAGCACCAGGTTCGGAGGTTCGGGCACAGGGGCGGGTTTGGCCGCTTCCTCTTTTTTATCCGCGCTCTTGTCCGCTGCGGCGAGCGCAGACGGTTCTTCATGCTTCGCGGTGAGGGCCTTGCCGAGCGCGGCGGGGTCGGTGACGTGGACCTGTGCGCTGGCGGCGATGGTGTTTACAGGCGTGAGGCTGGCGGTGAGCTCGAGGGTGACGCCGGATGGTGTGGAGAGGTCGGTGTCGATGGCCTTGCTGAGGGCTTCGAAGGCGCCTTTTGCGCGGGATCGGTCGCCGCCCAATACGGGGGCGGACTGGCCATCGACGAGGACGTGCGGCGTGCCGCCCAGATGGATGTACTCGCCGCGCGCTGCGGTATCGGCGTTGGCGAGCGGGTCGGGTTGCGGGATGTGCTGGTCGAAGGAAAGGGCGACCACTTCGGTGCGCGGATAGGACTCGAGGATGCCGTCCATGCCGAGGTCGGCGGCAACGCAGGGTTCGCAGCCGGAGCCGGTGTAGAGCTCGACGAAGACGGTGCGGCCTGAGGCGGCGGCAGTGTGCGGCGAAGGTGTGAACGGCTGCTCGAGGCTGCGGTAACGCTTGTCGAGCTCCGCATCGAGGCCGGAGGGATCGTTCGGGTGCTGCGCGGCGTAGAGCTCGACCAGAAGGGCGTTGCCGGAGGCGTTGATGCCTCCGTAGAGCTCGGCGAGCTCGAGGTCCTGGATGGCCTCGGTGTCGTTGTGGCGGGCGTGCGCGATCTGGCCGCGGGTGAGGAAAATGTCTCCTTCGAGCGGTTCGAGGTGCTGGGCCTCGTCGAGGACCATGGAGGCTTTGTCGAGCTTGCCTTCGTGAAAGTAGACGTCGGCGAGGGTCTGGAGATAGGCGGCGCGGGTGCTGCCGGCGATCTTCTGAAGAGCGTCCGCGGACGGCATCGGTCCTTTGAATTTGGCGAGGCTCTCTTTCGTCTGCGCGACGACGGCGGCGATCGTGGTCTTATCGACGGCATCTTTGGACCAGGACTCAGCGGACTTGAGATCGGCGCCGTTGGGCGCGGCTTCGGCGAGATCGAAGGCAACAGAGTTTTCCTCGTCGGCGCGAGCGTTCGGCTCGGCGGTGTCGATGATGGCCTTTGCGGCTTGATGAATCTCGCGTTTGTTTTGCGGCTCCTGAGCGAGCAACAGCTTGAGGATCATCTTGCGGGCGAAGGGATCGAGCTTGCTGTCAGGAAAGTCGTGGAGAAACGCCTGGAGAGCCTTGAGGTGCTCGTCGGTGTCAGCGATGGAGGTCGTGGCTCTCCATGCCTTGCGATCGGGAGGGACTTGCATGGCCGGTGGGGCCATGGACGCGGCGGCCGGCTGAGAGGAATTCGTAGAGGTCTGGGAGGCGGCAGGGAGAACGAGGCATAGGCCGGCGACAGGGACGGCCAGCCAGGAAAAGCTCCGCGTGTGCATGGCTCACTCCTGCGATCGATGCGTGCCATCGACCGAGTTGCGACAGCATAGCATCGTGCGGCGATGGCGTGGGATGAATCAGGCGGACGCAATGGCTGAGGCTCGGCCATCATTGCTGATACCACGGGACAAACCAGTCAGCTCCAGAAGTCTCTGTTCATCGCGCCGGACGTCCGCCTCGATGTCCTGGACGATCATTACGGCGCCCCACTGCGTTCCGTTCTCGAGGCGCACGGGCGCGGCGGTGATGTTGAGCCATCTCCTGCGGCCGTCCGGGTCGCGCAGGAGAATCTCCTCGCTCCTGGTGGTCCTGCCGGTACGCATGGCGGACGTCAGGGGCATGCTTGCTTCCGGAATATGGTTGCCGTTGGAGTCGAAGAGGTGCCATCCCTGGTGTGACCAGACCATGTCCGGGGTGAAGCGGAATCCGACGAGTTGCTCGGCGTGCGGATTGGCGCGCAGGACGCGGCCGGTGGATGATTCGACGAGAACGATGCCGACGGGCGCGGCCTGGAAGAGGGCGCGCAAGCGAGCCTCGCCGCAGCGAAGCTCATCGACTGCGCGTTTGTGCTCGTCGATGTTTTCGGCGCTTCCGTACCAGCGAATGATGCGACCGTTTTCGTCACGGCGGGGGTAGCCGCGCCCGCGCATCCAGAGCCAGCGACCTTCGGACTGGACACGGTACTCGATATCCAACGGATCTCCGGTGCGAAGGCAGTGCTGCACGGCGGCGACGGCAAGAGGGCGGTCCTCGGGATGGACGCACTCGAGCCAGTCGCGGTTTTCGGCGGGCTTGCCGGTAAGGGCGTGCCAGCGGGAGCTGATGGAGATGACGTTCCCGTCGGGATCCGCGACCCAGGGAATCTGCGGGTTGAGCTCGACGGTGTGGCGATAGTGGTCTTCGCTCTCGCGGAGGGCCTGTTCCTTCTGCTTGAGGGCGCTGATATCGGCTACGGAGATGCAGACGCCGAGGATCTCTCCGGCCTCATCGCGCACTGGCTCGTAGCAGACCATCAGGGTGCGGGCGGGCTCTCCTGCGATGGGCGTGGAGCTGAACTCGATATTTCTGAGCGATTCGCCCTGGAGAGCGCGATGAAGAAAGGGCTCGACCTGGGCGTAGAGCTCAGGGCTGAGAACCTCAGAAACCTTGCGGCCGAGGTGAGACTCGATAGGCTTGTTATTGGACTGCGCAAGACGCTGGTTGAGATTGACGTAGCGGAGCTGGGTGTTCACGAATCCCAGGCCGACGGGCGCGCCGTCGTAGATCGCGCGAAGCTGGGAGAAGCGTTCGGTGGGCTGCGCGTCGACAGACAAAAAGCGGGAGCTGATCGCGGGCGGGGCCTCGGTGTTGACGCCGGGGAATGGCTCGGGACGGGCGAGGATACCAAGGAGTTCTGCGGCCGGAACTGCCTTTCCGTAGAGGAACCCCTGGCCGAGGCTGCAGCCCTGCCAAGCAAGGAGGTTGGCCTGGCTCTGATGCTCGATGCCTTCGGCGACGGTGGTGAGGCCGAGACTCAGGCCGAGACCGATGACGGCGGCTGTAATCTTGCGGCTCTGGCGTGTCTCGGTGATGGAGCGTACGAAGCTGGCGTCGACCTTGAGCTCGTCAAACGGAAGCGATTGCAGGTGCAGGAGGCTGGAGTAGCCGGTGCCGAAGTCATCGAGGGCGAGCCGCATGCCGCGCTGCTTGAGCTGGCGGGCGACGCTTCCGGCGAGTTCGAGGTCGTCCACGAGAGCGCTTTCCGTGAGCTCGACGGTAAGGCGGGAGAGGTCAAACTCTGCTTCTTCGGCGATGATGTCGATCAGTTTGGGTAGTGATCGGTCATGCAACTGGGCCGGCGAGACGTTCACGGACAGGCCGAAATTCTGCGGCAGGGAGCGGACCTCCGCGAAGGCGGAGATCAACAGCGAGGCAGTGAGATTGTTGGCGAGCCGGTACTGCTCGATGAGAGGAATGAAGACACCCGGCGAGATGAGGCCGAGGGTCGGATGCTGCCAACGGGCCAAAATCTCGAAGCCATGAATCTCGCCGGAGCGGAGATCGACGAGCGGCTGAAAACAGGGGACAAACTCCCCCTGTTCGAGAGATTGGACTATGTGGTGCGCACTAAGCTGCATTAAAGGCCCGTTTTCCGCTTCTTGCTGAAGAGCTACAGGCGAGTACCTTACAGCAGGGACGATCTCCTTTCCATCCCCCGTTCGTTTGAAAAACGAGTGCAGTGCGGAGTTTGCGTTGCAGTTTGGAACATGAAGCCGGGATGGAGCGAGGGGTCAGGGCTGGGGTTGCTGATCTGGTGAGGGAGGCGCGGTCTGGCCGGGTGGGACCACGGCGGGTGGCGTTTCTTTGGGCTTGGGTGCGGCGATGACCGGGCATTTGTCGGAGAGATCCTTGGCGAGGTCTTCGCGTTCGACAGAGAAGTTGAGCAGGCGCTTTTTGTCGGGGCCGGTGGTGATGCGGAAGATGTAGATGGTTTCGTAGTCGGAGTTGAGCCAGCGAGGAACGATGTCTTTCTGGCCGAAGGATTTCAGCATTTCCTCGGCGAAACGGCGGGCCTGGATGTGCTCCCAGGCGACAACGACGAGGGTGTTGGCGAACTCGGGCTTGAGAAGCTCTTTCTCAAGGCCCTTGATGTCGGTGGCGGCGATCTCAGCGTTGACGGGCATGCCGAGCGAGATGGCGTAGGGCTCGATGGTGGCGAGGGGGCGGACGTAGGAGTGGTGGGTGGCCGAGGGCAACGAGTTGTCGTTGTCGGTGGGCTTGGTAGGGTTGGCGGCAAAGATGGCGGAGGGCTTGCCGTAACGCGCGAGGATTGAGGGCAACGCCAGCGCGCGATTGAGGCCCTGGCAGTCCAGCTGGCCGCGAGCCTTTTCGGCTGGCTTTTCGGCGTGGCGGACCATCACGATGGTTTCAGTGCCCGGGGTTTGATCGGCGATGGCCAGTGTGGCGGGCGTGAGCGCGAGAAGAGCAATGAGAGTTGGAAGGCGACGGCGAAAAAACGACATGGAGGGTGAGACGGGAGATTGTGGTGTGGGGTTGAGTAGAAGGAGGAATTGGGACGATGTTTGCTGCGTGATGCGCAAATTCAGGCGGCGGGTCGTGGGCGCGAGCAGCAGGTTATTGGAACTCTGCCGGACAATCGACGTATATAAGTGTGCGATGAGATGGGGATCCGGGCCGAGTTGCGAAAATTTTTTGAGGTCGTCGCGTTGCGCAGCCGGGATGATGGTGGGGCTGCTCTGCTTTGTTTTTTGTGCGGGCTTCGGAGTGCTGGGATCGAGCGCGCAGACGGCAAGTGCGCCGCGGTTAAGCAGCGAGCAGTGGCACGAGGATTTGAAGTATCTCGCTACGGAATTGCCGAAACGGCACGCGAATGCCTTCCACTTCCTTTCTGAAGCGAAGTTTGCCGAGGAAGTAAAGCAGTTGGACGGCGCGCTGGATCATCTTGACGGCGATCAGATTTTCGTCGGCATGGATCAGATCGAGAATTCGATCGGTGACGGGCACACGTATATCCGGGTTCCTGCCGACGCGCCGGTATTTCCAGTTCATTTTGAGCGGTTCGGGGCGGACTACCGGCTGGTCTCGACGCGCGATGTTCCGGGAGCCCGCGAAGCTCTGGGAGGGCGGTTAATCAGCATTGACGATATGCCGGTGGACCGCGCGCGGGACCTTCTGCTGACGCTGACGCCCGCGGATGAGACGCAAAGCCTACGGGATGTGCGCACCACTGCATTGTTGAACGACGGCATGGTGCTGCATGGATTGGGCATTACGCGCGATCGGGATCGAGTGCGCTATGTCGTGCGAACGGATCGCGGAAATGAAGTGACCGTGGTGTATCAGGGAGAAGCGAACCAAGAGCGAGGCGCTGAGACGACGGAGATTCTTGACCCGGGATGGTTGAGCGCGGTGGCTCATCCAGCTCTCTACCTGCAGCGCTCGGATGAGGGATTCTGGTGCACGTATCTGCGGGAGTCGCGGACGGGCTATTGCAACTTTCGATCGTACAAAGATCTGGAGCATACCTCGCGCGCTTTGACGGAGCTTGTGGAGCAGCATCATCCAGAGAATCTGGTGGTTGATGTGCGGCTGAATGGCGGAGGAAATTGGGACCTGGGGCTGAAGTATGTTGTCAACCCGATTCGGCGTATGTCCAAGATCAATCGGCCGGGGCATCTGTTTGTGCTGATCGGGCCGAGAACGTTTTCAGCGGCCATGGCGAACGCAGAGCACTTTCGCCAACGGACGAAGGCGATTCTGGTGGGGCAGCCGATCGGAGAGAAGCCGAACAGTTATCAGGAGGCGCGGGAGATGGTTCTGCCGAACTCTCGCTGGGTGGCCCGCTATTCCGTGCGGTTCTATCGATTCGTGAATGGCGAAGAAAATCTGGTCCGCCCTGATCAGGACATCCCTGAGAGCTGGACGGATTTTGAGGCGGGGAGCGATCCGGTGATGGATTGGGTACTGGGGAGTGTTTCGGATCGACAGAAGGGCGAGGAGTCTCGCTGAAGGGAACATCTACTTTCGCACTGATGTACCGCGAACGCAATTTCCGCAAGCAATTACTGAGTTACACAGCTGCCATTCTTATTACAGGCTATGGGGCAGCCACCAACGCTGTGGGCCAGACCGGCTCCACCACGCTGCCTGCGGATTGCTCCGCCTACGCATCCGTTCCGCTCCCGCCTGAAGCGGAGAAAGCTGCTGTTCCCAAGGCAGCGCCGGGATGTGCCTCCTACCGCTCGTATCGCGGCATCGGTCGACCGGTCGATTACTCCGCGGCGCGGGCATGTGCATGGCAGGAGCGTCTCGCGCAGAAGGCTGACCTCGGACAAAACCCGAACGAAGGCGCTGCATGGGTTGTCGGCGGGTCGCTGATACTCGCGGATATCTATTTCAACGGCGCCGGAGTCAAGCGCAACATTCCGCTGGCGATGCGGTTCGCGTGTGAATCCGAAGCAGGCATGGCGATGCTGGCGCTGCCGGAGATCCAGAAGCTCAACGGCTCGCTTCCCACGGATGGACCTTTCGAGTTCTGCGATTACGCCGAGACGACGTTCACTGAAAATTTCTGCAGTGGATATGCGGCCGAAATAGCGGATGACCGAAGACACCGTTATTACGATTCACTGAGATCTGCCATGAGTCCTGAGCAGCGGGCGGCGTTTGAAAAGCTGGTTGCGGCTGAGAACGCATACATCGTGGCGCACGCCTCCGAGGTATATCAGGGCGGATCGATTCACAACATACGAACGATCTTCTCGCAGGAGATCCTCGAAGATCTCTTTCACACGGAAGTAGTCCACTTTGAGCGTGGGAAGTGGCCCGCGCTTTCTGCAGATCAAATTAGAAGAGCCGATGCGTTATTGAGTCGCGAAGACGAGAAGACGCTGAAGCGATTGCGAGCTCAGACAAAAGAAGAGACCGAGGACAGTCGTGTGACCGCTGATGATCTGACGAAGGTGGAGCGGGCATGGGAGAACTACCGCGACGCCTGGGTTGCGTTCGCGCGTGTTCGTTATCCGGCGCACGTGGAGGCGATCCGCGCGGAAGTTATCCTGGATCGATATCGACTGTTGAAGACGATCGGGTGATTTGTTGGCGGCACGGCCGAAGCCGCGCCAGCCAAAGAAGTAAATGACCCGCTTGCGGCCCGTCTAAAGATGGGCCCTACCAGAACGTGAGATTTCCCCAAGCATGTGAAGATGGGCGTTCCCAGCGCGAGGGTGGCTACTCGACGGGCTGGTTGCGGCGGGGGCGACGGTTGGCCTGGAGAACTTTTTTGCGCAGGCGGAGCGACTTCGGCGTGACCTCGACGAGCTCATCGTCGGCGATGAATTCGATAGATTGCTCGAGGGTGAGCTGCTTGTAAGGGACTAGGCGGAGGGCTTCGTCGGCGGAGCTGGCGCGCATGTTGGTGAGCTTCTTCTCGCGGACGGCGTTGACGTCGAGATCGTTGTCGCGGGAGTGCTCGCCGATGACCATGCCTTCGTAGACCTCGACGCCGTCGGGGACGAAGAGCACGCCGCGGTCTTGAAGGCCGTTGAGCGCGTAGGTGGTGGTGGTGCCGGGGCGGTCGGAGATGAGCGCGCCGGTGGGACGCTGCGGGATCTCGCCCTGGTAGGGGACGTAGCCGTCGGCGATGGAGTTCATGACGATGGTGCCGCGCGTTTCGGTGAGCATTTCGCTGCGCAGACCAATGAGCCCGCGTGATGGGATTTTGAATTCCATGCGCACGCGGCCGGAGCCGTGGTTGGACATCTTCACCATCTCGCCCTTGCGCGGCCCGAGGCGCTCGATGACCGTGCCGACGAAGTTTTCAGGAATGTCGATGGTGAGGAGCTCGTTGGGCTCCATGAGCTGGCCTTCGATGCGGCGGGTGACGATCTCAGGGCGCGAGACCAGGAGCTCGAAGCCTTCGCGGCGCATCATCTCGATGAGGACGGAGAGCTGGAGCTCGCCACGGCCGAGGACCTTGAAGGTCTCGGGCGAGCCGGTGTCTTCAACGCGGATGGACACGTTGGTGAGGAGCTCTTTTTCGAGGCGCTCCTTGAGATTGCGGCTGGTGACGAACTGGCCTTCGCGTCCGGCGAAGGGCGAGTTGTTGACCGAGAACTGGATGGCGATGGTCGGCTCGTCGATGGTGATGAGCGGGAGCGGTGAGGGATTCTCGATGTTGGTGAAGGACTCGCCGATGGTGATGCCGGGGACGCCGGCGATGGCAACAATGTCGCCAAGCGTGGTCTCGGTGGTGTCGACGCGCTTGAGGCCGTCGAAGGTGAAGAGCTTGGTGATCTTGACGTTCTGGAGCGAGAGGTCGCGCTTGGAGACGGCGACCTCCTGGCCGGTCTTGAGCGTGCCGTTGAAGACGCGCGCGATGGCAAGGCGGCCGAGGTAGTCGGAGTAGTCGAGATTGGTGACGAGGATCTGCAGCGGACCGTCCGGGTCACCTTGCGCGACGGGGATGGTGTTGATGATGAGCTCGAAGAGCGGCTGGAGATCGGTGCCGGGCGTGGCGAGGTCCATGGTGGCGGTGCCGGCTTTGCCGTTGGTGTAGATGACGGGGAACTCGAGCATGGACTCGTCGGCGTCGAGGTCGATGAAGAGGTCATAGACCTCGTTCAGCACTTCCTGGGCGCGGGCGTCGGGGCGGTCGATCTTGTTGATGACGAGGATAGGCGTGAGCTTGGCCTCGAGGGCCTTGGAGAGCACGTAACGGGTCTGCGGCAGCGGGCCTTCGGAGGCGTCGACGAGGAGGACGACGCCGTCGACCATCTTGAGGGCGCGCTCGACCTCGCCGCCGAAGTCAGCGTGGCCGGGGGTGTCGACGATGTTGATCTTGGTGTTCTTGTAGTGGATCGCGGTGTTTTTGGCGAGGATGGTGATGCCGCGCTCTTTTTCGAGGTCGTTGGAGTCCATGACGCGCTCGGCGACGGCCTCATTGGCGCGGAAGGTGCCCGACTGGCGCAGCATGGCGTCGACGAGGGTGGTCTTGCCGTGGTCGACGTGGGCGATGATGGCGATATTGCGAATGGGCTGCGATGCGGTGCTCAAAAGGGCTTCCTCAAATAAAAAGATTCAGGGGTGAGTCGGATGTCCGATGGGTTCAGGCGCGGCGTGTTCACAGAGGCCGGGGCGCGAAAAGAACGCAACTTATTAAGTTTACCGCAGATGCGGCCCCCACTAGGATGGGTGCGGGCTTTTACAGCGTGATTTTCAGGTCGTTTTCGGGAGAAGTTTTTATGAAATTGAAGCTGGGTATTGCGGCCGCAATGGTGGCCGCGTTTTGTACGCTGGCGGCCCAGGAGCCGAGTGGAGCGTTTGAAGGACAGATTGCGGTGAACTGCACGCTGAAAAAGGGGCTAAGCTCGCGGGATGCGAAGGTGGGCCAGGAGATCGCGGCGGTGACAGAGAAGCCGACGACGATCAACGGCGTGGCGATTCCGCGCGGATCGCTGTTGACAGGCCATGTGGTGGATGCGACGGCGTTCAAGAAGGGAGCGAACAGCGCATCGCTGACGATCGTGTTCGACAAGATGGAGCCTAAGAAAGGCACGGCGTTTCCGGTGGAGGCGAGCGTGTATGAGATTGCGCTGTCAGAGAACCAGCGGCTTGCGCAGCGGAGTGATCAGGATCTCGGGATGCGTGGGTCGGCGGCGGAGGCGAATACGACGGCGGCGGTCCGTGGGGGCTCAGACAATATGGACAATCACGTGAGCGGGATGCGATCGGCGGCGGGAGCGCCGGTGCTCGTGGACAGCAAGATTCCGGGTGTGGCGCTTTCGGCGGTTGCGGGCGGCGAGCGGTCGGCGATCATGACGGCGGCGAAGGACGACGTGAGCCTGGTGGGCGGCACGGAGATGGTGATTGGGATGAAGGCGAAGTAACGCGCGGGCATCAGCGAGGGCCGGAGCGGCAGATTGCGCTCCGGCCAATGTGTTTTTGTGCCCTATACTGACGGCGAGATCATGGAAAACTTCGCGACGGATGGCCCGATCAGCACAGTGGAGCGGATGGCGCTCGCGAAGTACTCGCTCGACGGCGCGTACGACGAGATGTTTGCGGCGGCGGACGAACTGCACGACCACTACGAGCCGCTGCTGAAGCTGTTGAAGAGCATGCCGCAAGCGGAGATTCAGCGGCGGAAGCAAGAGGCGGACCTGAGCTTCCTGAACCAAGGCATCACGTTTACGGTGTACGGACAGGAAGAGGGCACGGAGCGAATCTTTCCGTATGATCTGCTGCCGCGGATCATCACGGCAGCCGAGTGGGAGCGCGTGGAGCGTGGACTGACGCAGCGAATTACGGCGCTGAACCTTTTTCTGAAGGACATCTATAACGAGGGGCGGATTCTTAAGGACGGCGTCGTGCCGCGGGAGCTGGTGTACTCGTGCCCGCAGTTCAGAAGGCAGATGAGCGGACTGCAGGTGCCACGCAATGTGTATGTGGCGATCTGCGGGACGGATCTGATCAGGCTGCAGAACGGCGACTTTGTGGTGCTGGAGGACAACCTGCGCGTGCCCAGCGGTGTCAGCTATATGCTGACCAATCGGCGCGTAATGAGGCGGATCTTTCCGCGGCTGTTCCGGCAGTACAACGTGCGGCCGATTGAGAACTACACACAGGTGCTGCTGGGGACGCTGCGGTCGCTGGCGCCGGAGGGACGGGCGGAGCCGAACATCGTGCTGCTGAGTCCGGGTGTGTTCAACTCGGCGTACTTCGAGCATGCGTACCTGGCGAGGCAAATGGGCATTGAGCTCGTGGAAGGGCGCGACCTGGTGGTGCACGATAACGTGTGCTACATGCGGACGACGAGCGGGCTGCGGCGCGTGGATGTGATCTACAGGCGCGTGGACGATGACTTCATCGATCCGCTGGCGTTGCGCGCGGACTCGATATTGGGCGTGGCGGGGCTGTTCAATGCGTATCGCGCGGGGAACGTGACGCTGGCGAATGCGTTCGGCACGGGAGTGGCCGATGACAAGGCTATCTATGCGTTCGTGCCTGACATCATTCGCTACTACCTGCAGGAGGATGAGATTCTCCCGAATGTGAAGACGTTTCTTTGTTATATCGATAAGGAGCGCGATCATGTGCTGGCGAACCTCGACAAGCTGGTGGTGAAGGCTGTGGGCGAGTCGGGCGGGTATGGGATGCTGATCGGGCCGCACGCGTCGCAGAAGGAGCGCGAAACGTTTGCGGAGAAGATCAGGGCGAATCCGCGGAACTATATTGCGCAACCGACGATCAGCTTCTCGCGCGCGCCGTGCTTGATTGGAGATGAGTTGCAGCCGAGGCATGTGGACCTGCGGCCTTATGTGCTGTACGGCGATAAGGTGACGATTGTGCCGGGTGGCTTGACACGGGTGGCACTGCGGCAGGGCTCGCTGGTGGTGAACAGCTCGCAGGGTGGGGGGTCGAAGGATACGTGGGTGCTGAGCGAGTGAGGCGATGGATTGCGGCAGCTGTGATGCTCATGGGCGCGGGCGCGATGTGGGCCCAGGCGCCGGCGGGCTCGCCGCGGATGGTGATCATCGACCAGGATGGGAGCGGGCCGGGCGGGTCGAACCAGATGTCCATGATGGTGCTGCTGCAGTCGCCGCAGTGCAGAGTGCTGGGCATCACGATGGTGAGCGGCAACGCGTGGGAGCCCGAGGAGGTTGCGCATACGCTGCGCATGCTGGAGCTGATTCATCGCACGGATGTTCCGGTGGTGCCGGGCGCGGTGTTCCCGCTGGTGCGCACGCAGAGTGAGTCGATGAGTGAGCGGGGGCTGACAGGAAGCTTTTACTGGTATGGCGCGTGGGGTGATGTCTCGGACAAGACCAACAACCGGCCGTATCACGGGCCGTTCGTTGTGCCGCCGCTGACTGAGGGCGAACCCCACGCGAAGCCGCTGGATGAGGATGCGGCGCACTTTTTAATTCGGCAGGTGCACGCGCATCCGCATGAGGTGACGATCTATGCCGCGGGACCGCTGACGAATGTTGCGCTGGCGATATCGATCGACCCGGAGTTCGCGGAGATGACAAAGGGGATTGTGATTATGGGCGGAAGCCTGGCACCGCAAGGAGATGATCCGGAGTACGCGACGCATCCGCGACACGAGTTCAACTTCTGGTTCGATCCCGAGGCGGCGCACATCGTTTTGCGCGCGCCGTGGCCGCGCATCGATCTGACAACGGTGGACATCTCGGTGAAGACGCAGTTTACGAAGGAGATGTTGAAGCAGATTGCGCAGTCAAACACGCCGGCCGCGCAATACATCGCGAGATATACGGACGAGTTTTATTA
This genomic interval from Acidobacteriaceae bacterium contains the following:
- a CDS encoding nucleoside hydrolase; its protein translation is MGAERVRRWIAAAVMLMGAGAMWAQAPAGSPRMVIIDQDGSGPGGSNQMSMMVLLQSPQCRVLGITMVSGNAWEPEEVAHTLRMLELIHRTDVPVVPGAVFPLVRTQSESMSERGLTGSFYWYGAWGDVSDKTNNRPYHGPFVVPPLTEGEPHAKPLDEDAAHFLIRQVHAHPHEVTIYAAGPLTNVALAISIDPEFAEMTKGIVIMGGSLAPQGDDPEYATHPRHEFNFWFDPEAAHIVLRAPWPRIDLTTVDISVKTQFTKEMLKQIAQSNTPAAQYIARYTDEFYYMWDELAAAAWLDPAIITKDKTFYLDVDVTHGPNYGDTLTWTAENRPKDRPLQLVHVHEDLDTARFYKMFVELMKAPPREP